From the genome of Uranotaenia lowii strain MFRU-FL chromosome 1, ASM2978415v1, whole genome shotgun sequence, one region includes:
- the LOC129737860 gene encoding uncharacterized protein K02A2.6-like — translation MYYLVIVDSYSKWPEMFQTRLTTAAATIRFLLETFARFGIPETLITDNGTQFCSSEFKKMCEQLGIIHIRTAPYHPQSNGQAERFVDTLKRYLRKIVEGEEVPSAEALQTFLQVYRSTPSETLAGKSRAEEMMGRSMRTTLDLLKPPVFNNKWKWIPGTVIEVIGGVNFNVLLDYQTGWRKLIRSHVNQLWPRSSDAVKPSAVPTPLEILVGDFELKQQSSGQQAAPPVGTEPVPVDHHQGDSSDNDEFFEAGSTVSSPVQPATVKTPRPVRDQVVFRSAWRITSLVSLKGGDATTPVLATSTSTLQRVVLTFAVI, via the exons ATGTACTACTTAGTCATCGTCGACTCGTATTCGAAGTGGCCTGAGATGTTCCAAACGCGATTGACAACAGCAGCTGCTACTATCAGATTCCTTCTGGAAACCTTTGCAAGATTCGGTATTCCGGAGACACTAATCACCGACAATGGAACGCAGTTCTGTAGCAGTGAGTTCAAGAAGATGTGTGAGCAGCTAGGTATCATCCATATTCGTACCGCTCCATATCACCCTCAGTCGAATGGACAAGCAGAAAGGTTTGTAGACACGCTGAAACGATATCTACGAAAAATCGTAGAGGGGGAAGAAGTACCGTCTGCCGAAGCTCTTCAAACCTTTCTACAGGTGTACCGTTCTACACCCAGTGAAACGCTTGCTGGGAAGTCTCGTGCAGAAGAAATGATGGGCAGGTCAATGCGAACAACTCTCGATCTCCTAAAACCACCAGTGTTCAACA ACAAGTGGAAATGGATTCCTGGAACTGTGATCGAGGTCATCGGAGGAGTCAATTTCAACGTTCTCCTTGATTACCAGACGGGTTGGAGGAAGCTGATTCGCTCGCACGTGAACCAATTATGGCCTCGATCCAGTGACGCAGTCAAGCCGTCAGCAGTACCCACTCCATTGGAGATCTTGGTGGGTGATTTCGAACTCAAGCAACAGTCTTCGGGACAGCAAGCCGCTCCACCGGTTGGAACCGAACCAGTTCCTGTAGACCATCACCAAGGGGACAGTTCTGACAACGACGAGTTCTTCGAGGCTGGCTCAACGGTATCCAGTCCAGTCCAGCCTGCTACAGTCAAGACCCCGAGACCAGTCAGAGACCAGGTCGTCTTCCGCAGCGCTTGGAGGATTACGTCGTTGGTTAGTCTTAAAGGGGGAGATGCTACCACCCCTGTTCTCGCAACTTCGACTTCAACCCTGCAACGAGTCGTACTGACATTCGCCGTTATATGA